The following are encoded together in the Neomonachus schauinslandi chromosome X, ASM220157v2, whole genome shotgun sequence genome:
- the TIMM17B gene encoding mitochondrial import inner membrane translocase subunit Tim17-B isoform X2 — protein MEEYAREPCPWRIVDDCGGAFTMGVIGGGVFQAIKGFRNAPVGIRHRLRGSANAVRIRAPQIGGSFAVWGGLFSTIDCGLVRLRGKEDPWNSITSGALTGAVLAARSGPLAMVGSAMMGGILLALIEGVGILLTRYTAQQFRNAPPFLEDPSQLPPKEGTSAPGYPSYQQYH, from the exons ATGGAGGAGTACGCTCGGGAGCCTTG CCCATGGCGAATTGTGGACGATTGCGGAGGAGCCTTCACTATGGGTGTCATCGGCGGTGGAGTCTTCCAAGCCATCAAGGGCTTCCGCAACGCCCCTGTC GGAATTCGGCACCGACTGAGAGGTAGTGCCAACGCTGTGAGGATCCGAGCCCCCCAGATTGGAG GTAGCTTCGCGGTGTGGGGGGGCCTGTTCTCCACCATCGACTGTGGCCTGGTGCGCCTGCGGGGCAAAGAAGATCCTTGGAACTCCATCACCAGCGGAGCATTGACCGGGGCCGTGCTGGCGGCCCGCA GTGGCCCACTGGCCATGGTGGGCTCGGCAATGATGGGGGGTATCCTCCTGGCCCTCATAGAGGGTGTTGGCATCCTCCTTACTCGCTACACTGCCCAGCAGTTCCGCAATG CACCCCCGTTCCTGGAGGACCCCAGCCAGCTGCCCCCTAAGGAGGGTACCTCAGCCCCAGGCTATCCCAGCTATCAGCAGTACCACTGA
- the TIMM17B gene encoding mitochondrial import inner membrane translocase subunit Tim17-B isoform X1, with the protein MEEYAREPCPWRIVDDCGGAFTMGVIGGGVFQAIKGFRNAPVGIRHRLRGSANAVRIRAPQIGGSFAVWGGLFSTIDCGLVRLRGKEDPWNSITSGALTGAVLAARSECPSLWPPAPAPSALFCLPSPLSPCLFTLPGGPLAMVGSAMMGGILLALIEGVGILLTRYTAQQFRNAPPFLEDPSQLPPKEGTSAPGYPSYQQYH; encoded by the exons ATGGAGGAGTACGCTCGGGAGCCTTG CCCATGGCGAATTGTGGACGATTGCGGAGGAGCCTTCACTATGGGTGTCATCGGCGGTGGAGTCTTCCAAGCCATCAAGGGCTTCCGCAACGCCCCTGTC GGAATTCGGCACCGACTGAGAGGTAGTGCCAACGCTGTGAGGATCCGAGCCCCCCAGATTGGAG GTAGCTTCGCGGTGTGGGGGGGCCTGTTCTCCACCATCGACTGTGGCCTGGTGCGCCTGCGGGGCAAAGAAGATCCTTGGAACTCCATCACCAGCGGAGCATTGACCGGGGCCGTGCTGGCGGCCCGCAGTGAGtgccccagcctctggcccccagccccagccccttccgCCCTGTTCTGCCTGCCCTCACCTCTTTCTCCCTGCCTCTTCACTCTCCCAGGTGGCCCACTGGCCATGGTGGGCTCGGCAATGATGGGGGGTATCCTCCTGGCCCTCATAGAGGGTGTTGGCATCCTCCTTACTCGCTACACTGCCCAGCAGTTCCGCAATG CACCCCCGTTCCTGGAGGACCCCAGCCAGCTGCCCCCTAAGGAGGGTACCTCAGCCCCAGGCTATCCCAGCTATCAGCAGTACCACTGA